From the genome of Kluyveromyces lactis strain NRRL Y-1140 chromosome F complete sequence:
CAGGCTCAACAACAAGAGTACCCTTCATACCGTCCTGGTATTGACCACCAGTGTGGGAATGGTACCAGTAAGTACCGTCGTTATCATCGATGGTGAAATTGTACAACATGGTGTCACCAGGAGCAATAGGACACTGGGTAATCATTTCTGGCCCATCCATCATGTTAGTTCCGTTCTGGGACAAACCATGGAAATGTAGGGATGTGTTTCTATCATCGAATCCATTTGTCAAATACACTTGAATACGGTCACCTCTCTTGACCTTTAGGTCAGGCCATGGAAATTCACCATTACAAGTGATAACTGGTCTCTCGAAATTACCATCGACGTTATAGTTACCCCAACCAGTGGTCCAGTTGAAGGTATGAGTGGCAGCTTGAGCAACAGTAGCCCAACTCCACAAAGCCACTAGCAACGATGGCAGGAAGTGATGAGTCGATACCTTCATGTCTTTATActtccttttttcttctttttgttcttaAAGAAAACCAATGAGACTTAAAGATatgcgatgagatggtTAACGCAGATATTGCAAATAAGAAAGAACCCTGAAGACAGATAACAAAAATCTCAACTGAGCAATATACACCTCGTGCAGAGGCCTAATGACAACATTGAGAACATTTTACTGAAATTACcattgtatatatacattaATATACACATTCTCACACGATAGAACCAACCAGTgataaaagaaagaaaaaaatccATCTCAAACCTCTGTACAAAAGCCCACTACCGACCGCGCCGAACCTACTGCAATATGAAGAAACGAGATATCACCCTCATGCACACTACAATACCCTCTGCCTCTACTTCTTTGTGTTTTTCCTCCCTCCCGAACTAAACCAGTCTCTCTAAACTGTCAAATGGTTATGCCTGGTATTGAAAAGCACACCTGCAAATAGATAGTAATATGgaattaaaaaaaaaaaatcttgaGGAAACTAGAACCAAAATACCTAGGTAGTGCCACAATACTAAGtcaaaaattaaacaaTTCGGGGTGTACAATTCAAGATAATAACCTAATTAGCGGAAGTAAAAACTGCGTAAAGAAAGAGCAAGGTAATAATACACTTACTACGAGGACTTAAAGGGGAAAAACAACTGATAAACATGGAAAGAGTTAGTCGACCAAACAGAACGTCCGCTTTCCTGCTTTCCTTTCTGAGCCAAGAAACTGCCATTcctatttttttttcttatgTACTTGTTTCACTACGCTTTTATGAGAATTAaacaaagatgaagaaggaaaaaaaaaaaaaaaaggtcAACTGTAGCTTGCCTAGTGGTAGCTGTGAGTGTTGAAattggaattggaattATGATTGTATTGAAATGGGAAAAAATTGAGATGGTGGGAGAGTAAACATCAGGGCCCAACTGTTTGAAtgggaaaaagaaaaaaaagaaaaaaacgGAAGTGCTCTACTTCTTGATAATAAGTTTCCAGGGTTTTTTGTAATGGTAGTTGCTACACCCACCCCCGCCGGGGTTTTCGAGCGATAAAGTTTCAGCCAATTCTTTCCTGCCAGTTtacattctttttcttcattttattttttccttccttCTATAATTTCTTATTCAGTTCAATGGAATCggaaaaaaatatacagGCTCGAATGAGAAAGGTTTTTGGGCCCAGGCCCAAAAATCAAGGCCCCGAATAGTCTCCATACATTGCCAAGAAAGTTTTTCAGTTTTTAGCTTTTCTAAATAACTACAAGATAAGGCGCAGTATATTGAGAATTggatttttttcatcaatgcTAATAGCGGATCACTTCTCCACCGTTCTTGTTCCGTAGGTGGAGGAGAGCCTTTAGGGTGAGAAGCGGATGAGGAAAGGGTATCCGTAACGGCCCCATGTCACTGAACGTGCCAGAAGCCCTTTGTGAGCGAGCACCAAGATTTGTCAGTTTTGAATCTTGGCAAACGAGTAAATCATGCTCGATTCCGGGCCTTTTGCGTTGTCATTCTTCTTGAGTAGGTAATCGGTACACATAGAAGTGTGCTATATCTAATCTATCAACGATGCCAAGTTTATCTATGGCTGCACTTGGGCCGAACGCCCAGTACTGAACGTAGGATACTTGCCAATTTTCgctttttcaatttatttttttatttcattacGAATGAGAAATACATTATTGCACCCAGGGAAATTTCATGGAATGGTCAGTTTTCTACTGTAGGTCGAAACTGCAACTCTCAAACTTGCTGTAATTACTCTATTTTCTATACTCTATATCGTAATGATGTTCCTATTTACCAGcgttctttttcttttttgataattttcATACAAACACTTTTTTTCCAccatttttgaattgatatCGAGTTATGTACAATTTGAACGAGTCAGTCTAGGTGTTTAATCCAGAACCGTGAAAAAAACAGGGTGCCATTTTATGATTATGTGTATATATGCATGCGTATGTGAATCTTTTTGTCTCTAACACCGATAATATAGTCTTGGCTAGTTTTCTGTTCAGACGGTATTCTGAAAGCTACATCTGCTTCGACCTTCTTAACAAAATCCCGATCCACGTGATCGAATTATTTGTCACACCGGGTAATTAACATATCTTGGTTAGCCTTTGTTTACCATTTATGCGAAATATGGATCTGATCCAATGCATAATATCATCCATATGTCTAAAAGGTGCATATATTTTAGAATAAGTGGTAATAACGCCAGTTACTGGCCAGTACTCTAGCAATTGTCGACGATATCGAAATGTcgattgaaaaattcatctCTCAGCCACCGCTCATAGTTCATTCTTCGCTTTCTCAACTGCGATACCTCGTGTTATCAGAAGGGTTGTCCGATGAAGATCATCAACGTACAAGATCTCACGTTTGGTCCATCCTCTCCCGAGCATCGCTGGAAAAATGTACTCAGGAATACCTGCGGCTAGTACAATTAGGCGCACCACCATCGAATTGGATCTCTAAGATTAAAAATGATACTTTCAGAACGCTATCCACAGATGAAAAATTTAGGAATAAGGTCACTGAATCGCAACTAATTAGAGTCCTATCTTGTTTCGCATGGGATGTTCTTGATAGTAACCAAACACATGAACTTCCAGGTCTTTCCCCTTATGTGCAGGGTATGAATGTGCTGCTGGCACCCTTTCTATACGTTTGCCCGACCGAACCTATTGCATATAAACTGTTCCATTCGCTTTGCTTCCAAATGATACCCACTTATTTGAACCAGTCTTTATCCGGCGTTCATGTAGCAGCCAAGTTATTGGATAAATGCTTAAAGATCATTGACCCTAAACTGAGTAAATTTCTAACAGATAATTTATTGACAGCAGAGATATTTGGCATTCCCTCAATATTGACTTTGTCCGCCTGTAATAAACCACTGGATCAGGTTATTAAACTATGGGATTTCATGTTCGCTTATGGATTTCATATGAATATCCTTTTCATTGTGGCTCAGTTAGTCATAAATAGACAGGCTATTATGGTTTCTTCCTCTCCTATGAACCTTTTACGTGAGACACCGTCTATCAATGCAGATGAAATCATCACCCTAGGAGTTGGTTTTCTAGCAAAACTACCTGATACGTTGTATACAAATTTGGTAGATCATCTTACGGATGAATCAATTACAATGTCTAACCATCTATAAAATACCCATATCATAATCCGTCTCGCTATAGTAACTACATAGAATGGTTCTTTGGCAGAACTGTGACCCAGGTAACACCAGCATTGCCTTTTCAGCACCAACTAAATCCCTGAACTTAATAAACACCTTCCCAATGGAAGAATGAATGTGACTCATATCATTACGGTAGTCTGGGTTAGGTAAGGGGATTTGGACTGACTCCACTTCACCACAACTTTGAATTGGCGTGCCATACATCATAGCTTCCTTGATCTCAGTGacaaatttttcattcttcaaatccatTGGATCAACGCTATTCAATACACATACAACCTTACTAGGCTTTTTCTCGTACTTTTTAACCAGGTGTGGGAAGTTTTCATATGTgattgatttgaaattctgCTGCATACTGCTCTGGTTTGGTCTGATGGTCATTGGAAGCttcttttgatcttctGCTTTGGGTTCATATAATAACGCTTTAATCCATGAAGTTCTCTCGTCACTCCcttttaatttcattagCTGTAACCAACTGTATTCGACTTGTTCATCAATTAACCATTGCTTAGTACTTTCTTCGTCTTCACATTCGGGGCCAAGTTTTAACAACGAAAGCACTGATCCATGATTTATCGGTTGCACGTTTCCCGTGTCGTTGACACATCCATTGGGACGTGACCAGATAAACTGACTGCTGATCTTTGATTCTAAGTACTTCTGGCACGTTAGTACTATGGTCACGAGGCTTTCTTTATTAAACTCCATGACtattctgttcttttctattATGCTGCTTGTAACCTCATTTTTTGTGTCCAGATCGCAGTCGACATCACCtatgaattctttgattatAGCCACGACCGATACATGCTCTTCAAAACCGGGAATCATTGGTGTGACAATTAGGGTCCTATTCAGTCTGACATTTGTGACATTTTTTAAAATAGTCTCGTAAGGCGGGATAACGCTTCTACCAGTAGCATTTCCATTTATAACTGCATCCTCCGATGACCAGCTCGCTGATGGGTTGGGGGTTTTTGTCCTATACCTTTCCGCTTGAGCATGCCCAAACCTGTTTTTGTTAGGTTCGAAACGTCCACGTGTGTTATGAGACAGATCTTTCTTCCACTCTGTAGGTTTACGAAAGTTATGGCCTTCTGAATCATCTGCTTGATTGTTTTTGACCTGTAAGTTGGTATTCCGCGAATGAGAGGCATTACTTGCATCAGACCATCTATTTTTGTTGTCAAACCTACCGTTGCGCACTTCATGCCCTCTGTTCTGCTGGAAGCTGTTGTCACTGTTGAATGCCGGTTTAGATATTGATGAATCATTTCTCTGGAATCGACTTTGCCTTTCCCTGTTATCCTGTCTGGGACTTTTTCCATATCTAGAGGTATGCTGATTCACTGGCGGAGCCGGACCTCTTCTCGAATCCTGCTTTCTCTGATTCGCATAGTCCGCATGCGACGGTCCACGCCTTGTATCAGTTATTGAGTGATTGTTGTTGCGGTTAGAACGAGACGGACTTGGTGACGCCCTTTGAGGTCCTCCGGGATTTTGATGTACTGATTTCACATTATTTTGTCCTTTTCCACCTGTAACATTAACATCAGTATTTCTGGCTACCTTGTCTTCTTTACGCTCATGTGGCAACGGTTCTGAATTTTTCTGCCCATCGCTAGTATTCTCCAAAGCTTTTGACGTACTCTTTCCAGTCACTTCTGCTAGAATTTTACTGCGCAAAGCAGCCATATAATCCTGGCCTGACATTTTGACTGTTTACTGCTAATGTTGACAGTTGAGTCAAATTTTAGAAAGGAGGACGTTCGAAAGCCCGGTATTTCAAGAGAAATGTTACATGTTTCTAATGAAACTGATCCCAGCACATTGTAAGTTGTTTGAACTTCAAATACTTTCGATGGGAATTTCATCCTGGTgaaaaaatgtcaaaatcacgtgatagATTCTGGTATTACGTGTCAAAAGTTACATCGAATTGCATAGAAATAACTACTTTAACTGCTGTGATAAAGACCTACCTCTTTTAAGACGCTCACCTTTACAATATTTTATAATTCatattgaatcaaataCCAGGCAAAAATAAAGGAGAAGGAACAGCTATGCGAATAgtgttttggtttttgttGGCAATACAGTCTCTAACCACCTGTTTTGCGGCGGTCGTTGGTTTAGATTTCGGTACGCACTATGTAAAAGAGATGGTGGTCTCTTTGAAGGCCCCGTTAGAGATCGTATTGAATCCTGAATCTAAGAGAAAGGATGCTAGTGCGTTAGCAATTAGATCATGGGATAGTCAGAACTATTTGGAAAGGTTTTATGGAAGTTCTGCGGTAGCCTTGGCAACTCGATTCCCATCAACAACATTTATGCACTTGAAAAGTCTATTGGGGAAACATTATGAGGATAATCTGTTCTATTATCATAGGGAACATCCAGGGTTAGAGTTCGTTAATGACGCTTCTCGTAATGCCATTGCTTTCGAAATTGACACTAACACCACTCTCTCTGTGGAAGAATTGGtttcaatgaatttgaagcaATATATGGAAAGAGCTAACcaattattgaaagaaagtgaTGATAGTGACAACGTTAAATCTGTGGCTATCGCTATTCCAGAATACTTCAGTCAAGAACAAAGGGCTGCATTGTTAGATGCAACTTATCTTGCCGGAATAGGACAAACTTATCTTTGCAATGATGCTATTGCAGTTGCAATTGACTATGCTTCCAAGCAGAAATCGTTTCCAGCGGGTAAGCCAAATTACCATGTTATCTATGACATGGGAGCAGGGTCTACAACCGCatcattaatttcaattttacaACCAGAAAATATCACTTTGCCCCTAAGAATAGAGTTTTTAGGGTACGGTCATACAGAATCCTTATCCGGATCTGTATTATCATTGGCTATAGTTGATCTACTTGAGAACGACTTCTTAGAATCCAATCCCA
Proteins encoded in this window:
- the BUB2 gene encoding Bub2p (similar to uniprot|P26448 Saccharomyces cerevisiae YMR055C BUB2 Mitotic exit network regulator forms GTPase-activating Bfa1p-Bub2p complex that binds Tem1p and spindle pole bodies blocks cell cycle progression before anaphase in response to spindle and kinetochore damage), whose product is MSIEKFISQPPLIVHSSLSQLRYLVLSEGLSDEDHQRTRSHVWSILSRASLEKCTQEYLRLVQLGAPPSNWISKIKNDTFRTLSTDEKFRNKVTESQLIRVLSCFAWDVLDSNQTHELPGLSPYVQGMNVLLAPFLYVCPTEPIAYKLFHSLCFQMIPTYLNQSLSGVHVAAKLLDKCLKIIDPKLSKFLTDNLLTAEIFGIPSILTLSACNKPLDQVIKLWDFMFAYGFHMNILFIVAQLVINRQAIMVSSSPMNLLRETPSINADEIITLGVGFLAKLPDTLYTNLVDHLTDESITMSNHL
- the MUD2 gene encoding Mud2p (weakly similar to uniprot|P36084 Saccharomyces cerevisiae YKL074C) is translated as MSGQDYMAALRSKILAEVTGKSTSKALENTSDGQKNSEPLPHERKEDKVARNTDVNVTGGKGQNNVKSVHQNPGGPQRASPSPSRSNRNNNHSITDTRRGPSHADYANQRKQDSRRGPAPPVNQHTSRYGKSPRQDNRERQSRFQRNDSSISKPAFNSDNSFQQNRGHEVRNGRFDNKNRWSDASNASHSRNTNLQVKNNQADDSEGHNFRKPTEWKKDLSHNTRGRFEPNKNRFGHAQAERYRTKTPNPSASWSSEDAVINGNATGRSVIPPYETILKNVTNVRLNRTLIVTPMIPGFEEHVSVVAIIKEFIGDVDCDLDTKNEVTSSIIEKNRIVMEFNKESLVTIVLTCQKYLESKISSQFIWSRPNGCVNDTGNVQPINHGSVLSLLKLGPECEDEESTKQWLIDEQVEYSWLQLMKLKGSDERTSWIKALLYEPKAEDQKKLPMTIRPNQSSMQQNFKSITYENFPHLVKKYEKKPSKVVCVLNSVDPMDLKNEKFVTEIKEAMMYGTPIQSCGEVESVQIPLPNPDYRNDMSHIHSSIGKVFIKFRDLVGAEKAMLVLPGSQFCQRTILCSYYSETDYDMGIL